A genome region from Anopheles stephensi strain Indian chromosome 2, UCI_ANSTEP_V1.0, whole genome shotgun sequence includes the following:
- the LOC118502803 gene encoding pre-rRNA-processing protein esf-2-like, protein MKRKGSILLTPKKKKQIEFESDNEEDRAASDSEIEQAAQDDDDQDENSEVDQSEEDQATDEDEDDEQGSDELEDAEESDDEQQEQDSEEDNNEENAEHSDQQESGNEDDGTERRIPARKQPIIRGKVQRVTPLLKKKKRKPGVIYICSIPKHMNVTILRSLLEPFGEIGRVYLQPSQKDGKVRMKTAQGKRAMVQYTEGWVEFLDKRVAKQVVPLLNMHPITNKKKSAFRDILWSMKYLSGFKWVHLNERLTYERAVAKEKMREQIQQIRKEVSYHETKIHHKEMALKNAAREKKEAKAKKNQV, encoded by the exons ATGAAACGCAAAGGAAGCATACTTCTTacaccaaaaaagaaaaagcaaatcgAATTTGAGTCGGACAATGAGGAAGATCGTGCAGCATCGGACAGCGAAATCGAACAAGCCGCACAAGACGATGATGATCAGGACGAGAATTCAGAAGTAGATCAAAGCGAAGAGGATCAAGCTACCGAcgaggatgaggatgatgaaCAGGGCTCGGACGAGTTAGAGGATGCGGAAGAATCTGATGAtgagcagcaggagcaggatTCAGAGGAGGACAACAACGAGGAAAATGCAGAGCACAGTGATCAGCAAGAGAGCGGGAATGAAGACGATGGCACAGAACGACGTATACCAGCCAGAAAACAACCTATTATCCGGGGCAAGGTGCAACGTGTAACACCTTTactgaagaaaaagaagcgaaaaccTGGCGTAATTTACATCTGCTCCATCCCCAAACACATGAATGTGACCATCCTACGGTCGTTGCTCGAACCCTTTGGCGAAATCGGCCGCGTATACCTGCAACCATCTCAAAAAG ATGGCAAGGTGCGAATGAAGACGGCTCAGGGCAAACGAGCGATGGTCCAGTACACCGAGGGTTGGGTGGAGTTCCTAGATAAACGTGTTGCCAAACAAGTAGTGCCACTGCTAAACATGCACCCCATCACGAATAAGAAAAAGTCAGCCTTTCGCGATATCCTGTGGAGCATGAAGTATCTGTCAGGGTTCAAGTGGGTCCATCTAAATGAACGGCTAACGTACGAGCGGGCAGTGGCCAAGGAGAAGATGCGCGAACAGATTCAGCAGATTCGCAAGGAAGTTTCGTATCACGAAACGAAGATCCATCATAAGGAGATGGCACTGAAAAATGCTGCAAGGGAAAAGAAGGAAGCCAAGGCAAAGAAAAATCAGGTATAA
- the LOC118502806 gene encoding uncharacterized protein LOC118502806 encodes MSPTMVDSRKPESGLSASFQELLEAIEKVQPSDRALYDVFGPVRARLWRKWCLRRLSVAVCLMAICLAVYYVPSVNWHVTAIGRLLMIEMLPYWDWTPLYRGKCLIAKAKDGAGSKKFEPPISFPDDCVVCRNFGTVPVRANVSYETLYRHHLMRNVPIVVADVYPPWNEHKLYGADWDGFLLDLEELLLGDPCDFRTNLLFKPSFAKTSAIARMVDLLAEDTATAAKDHGWFVQLRNCALRTVKKTRTMFGKPYFYATHWEPPYTNWILLSRGLEGTSAITPNMAGLVIVHQMRSHLNVTLRPRVECASSCQVLSVTLHEQQSLLFSTTLWTFSYVPSDGNGTSLTFVTETYENV; translated from the exons ATGTCACCGACGATGGTCGACTCGCGGAAGCCAGAATCGGGCTTGAGTGCTAGCTTCCAGGAGCTGCTGGAAGCGATCGAAAAGGTGCAACCATCCGACCGGGCACTGTACGATGTGTTTGGTCCGGTAAGAGCACGACTCTGGCGTAAATGGTGCCTGCGCAGGCTGTCCGTTGCAGTGTGCTTGATGGCCATATGTTTGGCCGTGTACTACGTCCCGAGTGTAAATTGGCATGTGACGGCTATCGGGCGGCTGTTAATGATAGAAATGCTACCGTACTGGGACTGGACACCGCTGTACCGTGGCAAGTGTTTGATAGCGAAGGCGAAAGATGGTGCGGGGTCGAAAAAGTTTGAACCACCCATTTCATTTCCGGACGATTGTGTTGTTTGCCGTAACTTTG GAACCGTGCCGGTGCGTGCGAATGTTAGCTACGAAACTTTATACCGCCATCATCTGATGCGTAACGTACCGATCGTTGTGGCCGACGTGTATCCACCATGGAACGAGCACAAGCTCTATGGAGCGGATTGGGACGGGTTCCTGCTCGATTTGGAAGAGTTATTGCTGGGGGATCCTTGCGATTTCCGTACGAATTTACTGTTTAAACCCAGCTTTGCGAAAACGTCTGCCATCGCGCGGATGGTAGATCTACTAGCGGAAGATACGGCCACAGCAGCGAAGGATCATGGATGGTTCGTGCAGCTGCGAAACTGTGCCCTAAGAACCGTGAAGAAAACGCGAACCATGTTCGGGAAACCGTACTTCTACGCCACCCATTGGGAACCACCGTACACGAACTGGATTTTGTTATCGCGCGGGCTCGAAGGCACCTCCGCCATAACACCAAACATGGCCGGACTAGTGATAGTGCATCAGATGCGATCGCACCTAAACGTCACGCTTCGACCACGTGTGGAGTGTGCCAGTAGCTGCCAGGTGCTTTCCGTAACGTTGCACGAACAACAGTCGCTCCTCTTTTCGACGACCCTGTGGACCTTCAGCTACGTACCTTCGGATGGCAATGGAACTTCGCTCACGTTCGTGACGGAAACGTACGAAAATGTGTGA